A genomic window from Fibrobacterota bacterium includes:
- a CDS encoding AAA family ATPase — MASLAPLPVGIQDFAQLRERGFAYVDKTQLVHQLVSGNTAVFLSRPRRFGKSLLVSVLKELYEGNEALFRGLWIHDRWDWTKRHPVVRISFGSGKFQRRGDMRERQLFEVDNEARRLGVELRGSSPDLRFAELLHELSMRGPRPVVLIDEYDKPILQNLEGMGVGRSRIETGGDASLLSTNGGAEPLQASEEELSILEDNRQDLRAFYSCLKDASPEFLLLTGVSRLAKASVFSELNHLKDITWVEEYATLCGITQEELEGCFADHLEEMAVRRKLTVPALLDRLRNDYNGFRFAAESPTVYNPFSTCRCLADRDFGAYWTETGTPEFLVRLMRSCNVELADVEGVMLPTSALSTLDPDRPDVLPLLLQTGYLTIAGWEDGSYRLGFPNKEVRTAFVEHLLQVIHDKRVREVAPRAQALACALAEGDLEEFFEVMGKVFQGIAYQLDDAHEKRYHGLFQALCILAFSPPGVVLAEVPNALGRCDLVLDMPDATWIFEFKRDTDTEKALRQIARKRYATSWEGQLLSDGSPKPVRTVAVTFGAEVRNIVAWDVR, encoded by the coding sequence ATGGCCAGCCTCGCCCCTCTACCTGTCGGGATCCAGGACTTCGCACAGCTGCGCGAACGGGGATTCGCCTATGTGGACAAGACCCAGTTGGTCCACCAACTGGTGAGCGGGAACACCGCCGTCTTTCTATCGCGGCCGCGCCGGTTCGGGAAGTCGCTTCTGGTGAGCGTGCTCAAGGAGTTGTACGAAGGCAACGAAGCGTTGTTCCGGGGGCTTTGGATCCACGACCGCTGGGATTGGACCAAGCGTCATCCCGTGGTGCGGATCAGCTTCGGGAGCGGAAAGTTTCAGAGGCGAGGCGATATGCGCGAACGCCAGTTGTTCGAAGTGGACAACGAGGCGCGTCGTCTGGGGGTGGAGCTGCGCGGTTCAAGTCCCGACCTGCGGTTTGCGGAACTGCTGCACGAGCTATCCATGCGCGGCCCCCGGCCCGTCGTGTTGATCGACGAATACGACAAACCCATCCTCCAGAATCTGGAAGGGATGGGTGTCGGGCGTTCGCGCATCGAGACGGGAGGCGACGCCTCCCTCCTCAGCACGAACGGTGGCGCCGAGCCGTTGCAAGCCAGTGAAGAGGAATTGTCCATCCTGGAGGACAACCGCCAAGACCTGCGGGCCTTCTACAGTTGCCTCAAGGATGCCTCGCCGGAATTTTTGCTGCTGACCGGCGTGAGCCGCCTGGCCAAGGCCAGCGTGTTCTCCGAGCTCAACCACCTCAAGGACATCACCTGGGTGGAGGAATACGCGACGCTTTGTGGGATCACCCAGGAAGAGCTGGAAGGCTGCTTCGCGGATCATCTGGAAGAGATGGCGGTTCGACGGAAGCTGACGGTGCCGGCACTGCTGGATCGGCTGCGCAATGACTACAACGGATTTCGGTTTGCCGCCGAATCTCCCACGGTCTACAATCCATTCTCCACCTGCCGGTGCCTGGCCGATCGCGACTTCGGCGCTTACTGGACAGAAACCGGCACGCCGGAATTTTTGGTGCGGCTCATGCGATCCTGCAACGTGGAGTTGGCCGATGTGGAAGGCGTGATGCTGCCCACCTCGGCGTTGTCCACACTCGATCCCGATCGGCCGGATGTCCTTCCGTTGCTGTTGCAGACCGGATACCTCACGATCGCCGGCTGGGAAGATGGATCCTACCGGTTGGGGTTTCCCAACAAGGAAGTGCGCACGGCGTTCGTGGAACATCTGCTCCAGGTCATCCACGACAAGCGGGTGCGCGAGGTGGCCCCCCGTGCGCAGGCCTTGGCTTGCGCTTTGGCGGAAGGGGATCTGGAGGAGTTTTTCGAGGTGATGGGCAAAGTATTCCAGGGCATCGCCTACCAGTTGGATGATGCCCACGAAAAGCGCTATCACGGTCTGTTCCAGGCGCTCTGCATCCTGGCCTTCAGCCCGCCTGGCGTGGTGTTGGCGGAGGTTCCCAACGCGCTGGGACGATGCGATCTGGTTCTGGATATGCCCGATGCGACGTGGATCTTCGAGTTCAAGCGCGACACCGATACGGAAAAGGCCTTGCGTCAGATTGCCCGCAAGCGATACGCCACCTCGTGGGAAGGGCAGCTGCTCTCCGACGGCTCCCCAAAGCCTGTGCGCACGGTTGCGGTGACTTTTGGCGCAGAGGTGCGCAACATCGTCGCCTGGGACGTTCGCTAG